The uncultured Eubacteriales bacterium region GCGCCGCTCCAAAACGCCATTGCCGCCCGCGAATTGCTTATACCAGCCTAGGTCAGCACCCTCAAAATCACGGGTGAAATCATAAAACGCGGCCCGCTTTGTAGGATTGCGGCCGAAGAGGTCGTCAATAGCGGCCACGCCCAGCTCGATCAGGCGCTCCTTGGTGTCCGCGTCGTCCAGGACGCGGGCCGCCGCATAGGTGACGGCCTGGAGACCGGCTTGGTTTCCCGGCTCATTTTTTGGTGCGTTTGCCTGGCTGTCGGCTAAGGCGTAGGCCGCGCCCGTCCAATAATCCTTGTCAATGTTCCCGGCTTTATTGTGGAAAGGATAGGTCCCGTCGCCTGCTGCCAGGCTGGCCGCCATACGGATATCCCAGAGGTTGTCGGAGCGATCCACGGTCTTTTCCGCCCACACCTCCAGGGCGGCCTTCAGCCCGGTGGGCGCCTGGTCGGGATACAGCTCCAGGAAGTAGGACAGGGCGGGCACGGTGATGTACTCGCTCATGCGCTGACCCTTGTTGTAGTAGGGGTCGGTAATGTCGATGCCGGTTATGGTGTACTCGCAGTTCCGATAGGCCGCGTCGAAAAATTTTTGAGCCACGTCATCCCCTAAGCCGTCCCGTTTCGCCACCTCGTACATCAGAAGGTTGGGCACGATGGAGTTGCCGGGCGGCTGGGAGCCCTTAAGGCCGCCGAAAGCAGTCTGGACACTGTAGAGGTCGTGATTGGTGTTGTCTACCGCGTACCACTGAACATTGCACGCGGTTTTTCCCCAGACGGAGATGGTATAGTCCCGGATGTCCTCATAGGTCTCCTCCGACACATATTCGCTGATCTCGGGGTAGAGATACAGGTAGTAGGCCAGCTGCTCCTTGGTGAGCATGTGGAGATCCTTACCATCGTTATGGCCCCAGTCATAGTACCGCAGGGCGGCGAATTGAATGAGCCAGATGAGGTCGGGCTCGTCCTGCACCCGCAGCTCCTCATACTCGCAGGTCTCCGATTTGTAGATATTATGGGGCAGATTATCGTAAAGGGAGGGGTTTGCCATGTATTGGAGCACCATGCCGTTGAGCTCGAAGGAAAACTGGTGGCTGTCCCGCCAGCCGATGCCCGCCTTGCCGACCTCGAAGGTATCCGAGCGGGTCTCGCTCATGAAGGCTAGGGCATTTTTTACGCTGCGGCGCTGGATAAGGTTAGTGCCGACGGTAAAATCATAGGACTGGGCGGGACCGCAGGTGATGTAGAAGTCGGTATCCATGTCGGTCTCCAGTGCTGAGAAATCCGCAATGCCGCCCGTTACCTGGCCGGAGAAGGCTTCCAGGCCGGTGGCCTTGTTGACGACCTTGAAAAGCACGCCGTCTGCCGCGTTGGGGATGCTGGCCCGCTTGGGTTTACCGTTATCGTAACCAATTTGATTGACCAGCACGGCGATCTCGCTTGAGCCGCTGCCGGGCGTATATACCGGGTCGGCGTTTGCCGTGGTTTCTACCAGCTTTATAGAATCCGCATAGGCGGTCCCCGGGCCCATCAGGGCCATAGAGATACTCACAGCGGTTCCAGACGTGGCGGTGATGGTGCAAAGCTTTACCCATCCAGCAGGTTTTCCGTTGGGATTCAGAGACACCCGCCAGTTGCCATCCAGGCTGCCGATATCAAAGCTAAGAGGTGCCAGCGTCACGCCGCCCGCCGCCTCCGGAAGCCAGTAGTATATGCCGAAGTTTCCGGTAGACGGAGGGTAATCCCCCCAGGTAGCCGAGGAGGAGATATTGGTGGTGACATGGAGGCCGCTTCCGTCCGAGCCCTCCGGGTTCACCGCGGAGGTCCAGCTGCCGGTGCTCCGGAAGAGCTCACTCTCATCGTGCCAGACGGTGCTCTCATATTCGGGATTTGCCGCCTGCAGGAACCGCACGTCGGCCACGCGGCTGTGAGCTCCTGCCGTGGTAATGGCAAGCTTAAAATACTCGTCGCCCGTACCGCTGAAATAGAAGGTGCCCACTGCGTTCCAGCCGTCCGCCGCCATGGCGGTCAGCTGTACGTTGGTGTCCTCTTGCGCGGTGTGGACCGTCCCCGTCATTTTCATGGTGCCCTGGTCCTTGGCGATGTTCCAAAAGGACACCGCATACCAGCCGGGCATTAACCCTGCGGGTATGAACTGGACGTACTGGCCCACCGTCCCGGAGTAGATCGATGGGCTGTCCTTGGTGGAACCGGTGAGGGAGCTGGAGACCCAGCCGTCCGATTTGGTGACGCCTTCGCTGTTGAGGGTCATTTGGCGGGAGGAGGTCTCGGGCTCCGGCAACTCAAAGGCAGGAGCCGACTCCCCCTGCGCGGGCGGCGGCACCACGCCCGCGTACACCGTGAGATTGTCGAAGAGGGCCGTGCCGTTGTAGACCCGCAGGCCGAGGGCACCGCCGGGGGTGGCGGTATGCTCGGCGGTCTTTTGCCCATCCATATAGCAGACGATCTGGTCGCCGTCCACCGTCACGCGCAGGCGGTGGGCCCCATCGGGTGCTCCCTCGAGCGGGGTACTCGCAAACGGCGAGGGGGAACTGCCGTTTATCCACTGACGGAGCTGGACGGTACTTGCAGTGCCGTTGTCAATGCGGTAGTGATAAAAGTTACTGCTGTTGGTCTGGAAGAAAGTCAGTCCACCGCTGTACCCGCCCGTACCAGACAACGGCTGTAGCTGCATGTCCAAAACAACGCTGTACGCGGCGGGCAGGTCTGTGCTGACCATGGGCAGGGCGGTCAGCCGTTCGGCACCTTGAGCGCTTACGCCCTGGAGCGCAAAGCCATCCTTGAGCGGGAGCAGCGACCAACCCTCCGCGCTGGAGAGCTCCGGAGGCAGGGTTGAGAAATCTGTCTGATAGAGGACGGTTTCTCCGGCTTCCGGCTCCTCAGCGGGGACGATCCGGAAGAAGTCGAACGCGCCGCCGCGGGCTGCGCTCTCCGCAAGGCCGGCCGCACTCTTCGCCAGGGCCGTGGCCCGCAATTTGAACGCACCTGTCCCCAGATAGGCTGTCCCGATTTTGTGCTCCCGGTAGACGCCGGTTGCGCCGGAGAGAAAGAGGTCCACTGGATTACCAAGGTTTGTGCCATCCAGTGAGAACTGGAAAGCCGATCTGTCCTTATTGTCCTTTGTGGTCACATAGATATCATAGGTGCCTGCTGCGGGGGCTGTCAGCGTAAATTCTACCCAATCGCTCTCGGGAGTGGACGGGTTTTGAACAAAGAAAAACTTTCCGCCGCTGCACTCCGCATCAACGGTGCTTCGCGTCTCCTTGAGACCCCATGCACCCGAGGTGGTGGGTGAGGCACTTTCCGCCTCGATGACGACGCCTTCGGTATTGGCCGCGCCCGCCGGGAACATCCCCAGCAGCAGCGCCGCCGTCAGCAGGGCCGCCAGGGTCCGCTTTGCCTGTTTCATTGCCTCTCTCCTTTCGATGGGACGGAAGGCCACACCCGAGACCATTTCGGATGCGGCCTCCCGCCATGTATGCCTGACTTGTTATCCGACCATGACGCGCACAAAGCGCATGAGCATGGCGGCGACCTCGGCGCGGCTGGCGCTGTCCTGGGGGGCCAGCCTTCCGTCGGGCTTGCCGCTGAGAATGCCGGTCTCCACAGCCCAGGCCATCGCCTCAGAGGCCCAGCCGGAGACTTCGCCGGCATCGCTGCGTGTCGGCACCGTGTGCTCGGTTTCTTGTACGCCAGCGTAGCGATAGAGTATGACGGCAAGCTGTTCCCGGGAGATGGCGGCGTCCAGATTGGTGCCATCCGAAATGCCAACCTCCATGGCCCAGTCTGCAGCCGCGGAGTACCAGGTTGCGCCGTCTGTGCCGTACTTTTGCCCATCCAGGCGGTAGAGTACGGTCAGCAACATGGCCCGGTTCATGGGCAGGTCGGGCGCAAAGGCCTCCGCTCCGGTCCCCTGGAAGAGCTCACGTGCCGTGACGAAACGGACGCTGTCTCCATACCAGGCGGAGGAGGCCACGTCCTGGAACGCCTGACCCCTATCCTCGATGCGGACTGTAAGACCGCTGTCCGCGGTCAGCCTGACGCCGTTCTCATTGACGAGGGAAAAGGGGAGAACAGTCTCTTTCCCGTCCGCCCCCACAGCCACGGCCACCATGCCTGGGGTGGGCTGGGCCACAGGGATAGTGACGGTGGCCCGCTCCGCTCCGATGGGGAGGGTAATTTCAGCGGAAATTGTCCCGTCAGGAGCGGCGGTGGTTTTTGTCACGACCTTGTTGGCACTGGTTTCAGTGGTGATGATAGTGCCGTCTGGCTTTTTGACGGTCACAAGAACCGAGCCGTCAGGCAGCGTAACCGTTGTGGTGACGGTCCCATCGGAGGTATTTCCTGTGGTAGGCGGCACATAGGGGGAGGAATAGGTGATCACGCTTACCGTACACACGGCGGTGTAGCTGCCCTCTGCGGTGGACACAGTGATGGAGGCCGTTCCGTTGGCGACAGCGGTCACCAGACCGTTTTCATCCACGGTGGCGACCTCCGGATGGTCGCTGCTCCATGTCACGTCCTGGACGTCGGCGTCCGCGGGCGCCACCGCGGCGGTGAGCTGAACAGTGCCGGGAGAAGCGTTGCTGTACAGGCTGGCTTTCGTTTTGTCAAGGCTCACGCCGGTGACCGCTATCTTCGCGCGGTAGCGATAGACGACCTCAACACCCGCCTGCGGCACGATGCCGGAAACGTTGGCTGGCGTCTCGACCAGGATGTAGCCGTCGATGCCTTTGGCCTGAGTATGATAGGCGCTGCCAACCAGCTTTTGTGCGCTGACCGCTTCGATCAGCGGTTCCCCGTTTTCGTCCAGATAACGAGCGGTGACCGCCGCTTTCTCCTGGGAGTTGGTCGTTACCAGAATCTCGCTGAAATCCGCGGCGACGTTGTAGATACGGAAACCGACCTTGCCGACCACATCTTTGTCGTAGGTCTTCTCCGTAATCAGCTTATCGTCCAGATAATACTGGACGGTCTTCCCGCTGACCTTGGCCATGAGTGTATAGGGCCGGTTGTCTGCGCAGCTGAGCGAGCCCTCCGGCTCCGCCTTCGTTGCTTTGCCGTCCACGAACTGATAGAGCTGAGCTTTACCGCCGGCATTGCTCTTATCCAAACGCACATGGAAAAAGTTGTTCTCATCCTCATAGCCAAAGACCAATCCAGCCGAAGCGGTACCACCCCGGAATGTCATGGTAGTTTTCACGGTGTATTCGCCTGAGATGGGCTCTCCCGCAGTGGTGATTACAGAGGCGATCTTTCCGTCCGCCGTCGTCGCAACGCCCACAAGAGCACTCTTGGATTCATCTACGGCGGCGCTGGCACCAGCAACCGATTTGTCCCAGTGGAGGTTGGAGGCACCGTCAAAGTCGTCGTATAGGATGATGGCGGAGCTATCCACGGCAATGGGAACAATCACCTTCGCCGTACCGCCGGGGCTCTCCTTTGCATGCAGCAGATATTCGCCGTCCTCGACGCCGGAGAATAGGGCGGTAAAAGCGCTGTTTTCTGTGGTGACGATGGCGGTATATAGCACCTGGTCGCTCTCGCGGGCAGTTAGGAAGACCTCGGCCCCGTCGACGTCTAGGAGCTGCCCTCTCGCCACGAATCTGCCGGAGTACAGCGTGCTGCCAGACGCGGGTGCGGTAATGTCAATGGCTCGGGTTTTTATGGTAACGGAGACCCAGGCAGAGATTGAATCACCATCTTTGGAAACGGTCACCTCAAAGCGGGTGGTTCCGGCCTTCAGGGCCACCAGCTTGCCCGCCTCCAGGGACAGGAAAGAGGCGTCCTCGGGCTGATAGGAGAGCTCGTAGCCGGTAAGGTCATCCAGACGGGTAAAGTCGTCCATCACAAGAGTGAGCTGCAAGGAATCGAGCGCGTTGTCTCCAACAAAAATATTGTCGCAGGCGGCGTTCAGCGCGAGGGGCTTTCCCTCGGAAAGGCCGCCGGTCAGCTTGTAGCTGTGGCCCGGCTCGTAGTCAAAGCGGACGGCACGGTTTACCTCGTTTACGGTGAACTCGACAGTCTTGTTGTCCGTGGTGTCCGTTACCACAAGAGAGGCGGGGTTAAAGCCGTCCATATTGGCGGCCACGGCGGACCTGGTAGTTCCATCGATAAAGGTGTAGTCGTACACGGAGCCCTTTTCGGCGATGGGGAATACCTCGATGAAGTAGTTGCCCTTGTTCTCCATGTCCTCGCCCACAAGAATGCCCTTGCCGCCGACAAAAGCCGGCATTTGGTCGATGGGGGCCTCACGGTCCTTCAGCGTGATGGGGCCTACGAAGACCTCGCCCGTGTCATACTGAATCCACTTGCCCTCAGGCAGGTAGACATCCCGGGAGGTGGCAGACTGATGGTCGGTACCAAACAGCGGTGTCGCCAAAATCGACTCGCCCAGCATCCACTCGTACATCCTATTTGTGCTGTTGATCATGTTATAGGTAGCCGTATCCTCAGGGTAGGCGATGTAGAGGGGGGTCATCGAGGTTGGGTAGCCGGTCTCAAAGCTCTTCAGCGCCGCATCATAAATATAAGGCGCGTAGGTGCTGTGCCAGTTGATGGCCTTGAAGGCGGCGTCCTTCCGCTCCTGGTTGTTCATTTCGAGCACATTTATGCCGACCGACTGGCTGGGGCAGAGCGCCGCGAAGTAGGCGTTGCGCACAATATAATTTTGCTGGCTTGCGTCGTTGATGTTCGCGCCGGTCCCTCCGATAATATCAGGGTAGACGTTGGACTGGCCGCTGGCGGCATAGGCCAGCGAGTTGATGACCATGCGGTCAGGGGAGTTGTTGAAACTTGCGTTGTTGGTGCCGTAGTTTGCGTCGTTGATGCGCAGCACGTCGCCCGGCAGGCAGTAGGAGGCGTTTCTGACGATAATGAGATTGTCCTTTTCCTCTACCATGTACTGTAGAAGGTTGTTCCAGTTGTCGTCATTGTGGGTGGTCTGAAGCATCATGCAGTCTTCCTTGAAACCGTCCACGCCCCATAGATCCGCATGGTCGGAGAACCACTTCACTGCCTCGGGATTTTCGGCGTCGATGATGCCGACCGGGCCGCGGGGCTCGATGCCGCCGGTCGGGTACTTCGCGTTGACCTGATATAGAGACCCATCGTCATTCTTAAGAAAATAGCCGTTGTCCAGCGCCTCAAATACAAAGCGCCCGTCCACGCTCTCGTCCCACTTCCCGCCATAGGTAACGCCCTCGTAGCTGTCGGGCAGCTTGAGGTGGTTGCGCAGACCCAGCAGGAGTTTCAAGTCATTGTCCTTGAAGAATTGTTTTAACCCGTCAGGGTCGGGGAAACGGGGATTGGGCAGGCCGTCCGTCCGTCCCGCAGGGTCTGCGGTGTCGTCCCACATGCCGAAACTGGTGGTCGTCCCCTCCAGCGCTTTGCGGTCTCCCGTCCAGAAACCGGAACCCACCACGCCCCAGGTGATGTCATAACCGCTCTTGAGGTAATCGGTCAGCGTGCTCATCACTGAGCTTTGATAGGCGTTCCATCCAAGGGAGCCAAAGGCCTCCCAGCCCAGGCCGAACATCTCGTAGTGGGGCTTGGTGTCCACATATCCCGCCGTGTTGCGCACGGTCTTGTAGTCGCCGTAAATCTGCTGCATATCGCCGAAGAAGTAGTAAAGGCCGTCCACCTTTTGGGTCTTGTACGCGCCGAGCAGGGTCTGGTCCGCCGTGTAAGAGACCCGCTTGTCGTCGGTCTCAAAAAGCACTTGGGCGAAGCCCAACTGAGGCGCGATGGTGAAGTTGCTGATAAATCGGGCGACGCTGTCCTTGTTGGTAAAGGTACCCGCGTTCATGCGGTTAACACCCGCCACGTTCGAGGTCTCGCGGACGGTGCCGCTCGTGTTACCCAGCGCACCGTAATCACCCAGGCCGTAGAGGTACGCAATCCCGCCTGCCAGACGGGCGTCAATGGTGTAGTACCGAATTTCCGTGTCAGGATCGATGACGGGGGGCTCCTCAGTGCCGTCGGTGATCTTGCCACTGCCCGTTATGGACCAATCGGCCAGACTGCCGTCATCGAACGTGGCGCTGAAGAGGTCCCCGGAGCTGTCCGTCACCTTAAAGTTGTCGGTTTTGCTGGTGGTCACCGCGGTCAGAATGCCGGCCTTGCCGGAGGCAAAGGTGCTGTCATTGGCCGTCAGCTTTTGTACGCCGTCCACATAGCATGTGAGTACGCCGTCATTCATGCTGGCCTTGAGAAGGTAGACCTTGTCGAAGGAATAGGGCATCGTGCCGGAGGCGAGCAAGCGCTCCGTGTCGTCGGTCATCTTGTAAAGAGAGAGTGTCTCGGCCGCGCCGAAACGGAAACCATAGTAGTTATCTCTGTCCTGGTATCCAAAGAGAAGACCGTTGCTTGTCTCCTCATCGCCAATGGCAAAGGCCATCTCGGCGCTGACGGTATAGCCGGTCCAACCGGTCTCGCCGGTCACGGCGGACGCGGTAGGGTTACCGACAAGTTGCAAATACTTATCGGTGGGGGGATTATTGTACATTTCTAAAAGCTTAGAACCCATTGCGCATTCAAGATTCTGTGTATAGTCACCTGCTGTTCCGTCCTCAAAATCATTTTTGTAATAGACGGTCTTGCCGTCGTTGCTGGTAACCTTGAAGTCATCCAAATAGAGATCCATCTTATCGGTTCTGAGCCCGGCGGCGCCGGTGAGCTGCTGGGCGCCGGCGCCTGAGTCGGTGGCTTCAACGACGAGCTGACCGTTAACATAGCCCCGCAGCCGATTGCCCTCAGACACCAGTTTCAGAGTGTACCAAGTGTCCGTTTTTATGTTGATCGGAGTGGATACTGGGAGCTCCAGGGACGATCCGTCTGTGTTCAGCCGTTTGAGCGAGACGGAGCCTGACTTAATAAAAAACAGATGGAACGCGTTGGATGCGTTGTAGTGGGAGTAAATGCCGGCCGACGCGGTTCCGGCCTTGGGGAGCTTCAGCGTGGCCTGTACCGTGTAGTCGTTAGTGGGCAGGATGCCGTCTTTCAGTTTCCAGACCGTTGCCGTATCCTTACTTTGGCTGCCCTTGACCAGAAGGGAGGTGGCGCCAAGGGTGGGCGTGGCGCTGGGCGCTTCCTCTTCCGGGGACTCGCTTTCGATGGGGAGGATTTCATAGCGTGCGTAGGTGTCAAACAGGTGAATCTTAACGTCGGCTGTGGCGCCCTGCTGGTTGGTTACCAGAAAGGAGGCCACGTTGCCGGTGGTTCCCTGATACTTGGTGCTGACGACGGGGTAGGACGTCCCGCCCGACTTACCAAAGGAAATACCGGACAGCGAGTGCGCGCCTATGATTTCCGTTCCGTCAGGCTTGCTGAAGCCATAACGAAATCCGGCTTTCTCAATGGTAATCACGTAATTTTGCGCGGTAAGAACAATCGTATCCCCATTGTCCTGCACCGATGTCGTCCCGGACTGGGCCAGCGCCGTGACGCTGAGCAGGCTAAAAAGCATCGCGATTGTGAGCGCAAAGGACAGAATCCGCCGTTTCATAGTAAACCTCCTACAAAGTTCAATATAAATTTTTAGGAGTTATGACGAGGGAAATGTAAAAAAGGGTATAGAAATCCCCCGCAAAAGCTGAAAACGCGGATTATTCCGTTTTCTGCCATTTACGGGGGGATGTATTTTTTTGCGTGTTACCCTTTCACCGCTCCGGCCGTGAGGCCCTGAATAAAGTAGCGCTGGAGGAAGATGAAGATGATGGTGACCGGAATGGCGGAGACCAGGGAGGCCGCCATCATGTACCCCCAGTTGGTGGACGCCTCGCCCAGGAAAGTCATCACGAGGCCCGAGGCCAGGGTGCGCCGGGCGCTGTCGGTCACCAGGGTCATGGAGTACAGTAGGTCGTTCCAGCTCCATACAAACCCATAGATGGCGATGGAGATCATGCCGGGGATGGCCATGGGGAAGACGATCCGCGTCATGATGCGCCAGTGGCCCGCACCATCGATCTTGGCGCTCTCGATGAGGGAGTCTGGAATGTTGTCAAAATAGCTCTTCAGCGTCCAGGTACCCACCGGCAGGGTAAAGACCACGTAGCTGATGAGGAGGGCCCAGTAGCTCCCCAGCAGGCCCAGCTTGTTCATCAGCGTGTAGATGGACAGCAGCAGAATGGCCTGGGGGAAGGCCTGGCTCATCATGAAAAGTCCCATGACAAACTTACGGCCCCGATACCGGAATTTGGAGAAACTATAGCCCGCGAAGGCGCAGACCACGGTGGCCATAAAGCTGGAGCCGAAGGAGACGATGAGGCTGTTTTTGAGGTAACCCATGATCTTCGCATCGGTGACGATATGGATGATATTGTCCAGCGTCAGAGGCCCGGTGAAGAAGTAGTTGCTGAAGGTCTCGGCGGTGGGCTTGAGGGCGGTGTTGATCATCCAAAGGAGGGGGAAGAAGACGAAGAGACCGATGACAATGAGGCAGATCCAGAAAAAGACGCGGAACGCGGTGGTTTTTTGAAACATTTTTTCTCTCCT contains the following coding sequences:
- a CDS encoding Glycoside hydrolase family 31 (modular protein), producing MKRRILSFALTIAMLFSLLSVTALAQSGTTSVQDNGDTIVLTAQNYVITIEKAGFRYGFSKPDGTEIIGAHSLSGISFGKSGGTSYPVVSTKYQGTTGNVASFLVTNQQGATADVKIHLFDTYARYEILPIESESPEEEAPSATPTLGATSLLVKGSQSKDTATVWKLKDGILPTNDYTVQATLKLPKAGTASAGIYSHYNASNAFHLFFIKSGSVSLKRLNTDGSSLELPVSTPINIKTDTWYTLKLVSEGNRLRGYVNGQLVVEATDSGAGAQQLTGAAGLRTDKMDLYLDDFKVTSNDGKTVYYKNDFEDGTAGDYTQNLECAMGSKLLEMYNNPPTDKYLQLVGNPTASAVTGETGWTGYTVSAEMAFAIGDEETSNGLLFGYQDRDNYYGFRFGAAETLSLYKMTDDTERLLASGTMPYSFDKVYLLKASMNDGVLTCYVDGVQKLTANDSTFASGKAGILTAVTTSKTDNFKVTDSSGDLFSATFDDGSLADWSITGSGKITDGTEEPPVIDPDTEIRYYTIDARLAGGIAYLYGLGDYGALGNTSGTVRETSNVAGVNRMNAGTFTNKDSVARFISNFTIAPQLGFAQVLFETDDKRVSYTADQTLLGAYKTQKVDGLYYFFGDMQQIYGDYKTVRNTAGYVDTKPHYEMFGLGWEAFGSLGWNAYQSSVMSTLTDYLKSGYDITWGVVGSGFWTGDRKALEGTTTSFGMWDDTADPAGRTDGLPNPRFPDPDGLKQFFKDNDLKLLLGLRNHLKLPDSYEGVTYGGKWDESVDGRFVFEALDNGYFLKNDDGSLYQVNAKYPTGGIEPRGPVGIIDAENPEAVKWFSDHADLWGVDGFKEDCMMLQTTHNDDNWNNLLQYMVEEKDNLIIVRNASYCLPGDVLRINDANYGTNNASFNNSPDRMVINSLAYAASGQSNVYPDIIGGTGANINDASQQNYIVRNAYFAALCPSQSVGINVLEMNNQERKDAAFKAINWHSTYAPYIYDAALKSFETGYPTSMTPLYIAYPEDTATYNMINSTNRMYEWMLGESILATPLFGTDHQSATSRDVYLPEGKWIQYDTGEVFVGPITLKDREAPIDQMPAFVGGKGILVGEDMENKGNYFIEVFPIAEKGSVYDYTFIDGTTRSAVAANMDGFNPASLVVTDTTDNKTVEFTVNEVNRAVRFDYEPGHSYKLTGGLSEGKPLALNAACDNIFVGDNALDSLQLTLVMDDFTRLDDLTGYELSYQPEDASFLSLEAGKLVALKAGTTRFEVTVSKDGDSISAWVSVTIKTRAIDITAPASGSTLYSGRFVARGQLLDVDGAEVFLTARESDQVLYTAIVTTENSAFTALFSGVEDGEYLLHAKESPGGTAKVIVPIAVDSSAIILYDDFDGASNLHWDKSVAGASAAVDESKSALVGVATTADGKIASVITTAGEPISGEYTVKTTMTFRGGTASAGLVFGYEDENNFFHVRLDKSNAGGKAQLYQFVDGKATKAEPEGSLSCADNRPYTLMAKVSGKTVQYYLDDKLITEKTYDKDVVGKVGFRIYNVAADFSEILVTTNSQEKAAVTARYLDENGEPLIEAVSAQKLVGSAYHTQAKGIDGYILVETPANVSGIVPQAGVEVVYRYRAKIAVTGVSLDKTKASLYSNASPGTVQLTAAVAPADADVQDVTWSSDHPEVATVDENGLVTAVANGTASITVSTAEGSYTAVCTVSVITYSSPYVPPTTGNTSDGTVTTTVTLPDGSVLVTVKKPDGTIITTETSANKVVTKTTAAPDGTISAEITLPIGAERATVTIPVAQPTPGMVAVAVGADGKETVLPFSLVNENGVRLTADSGLTVRIEDRGQAFQDVASSAWYGDSVRFVTARELFQGTGAEAFAPDLPMNRAMLLTVLYRLDGQKYGTDGATWYSAAADWAMEVGISDGTNLDAAISREQLAVILYRYAGVQETEHTVPTRSDAGEVSGWASEAMAWAVETGILSGKPDGRLAPQDSASRAEVAAMLMRFVRVMVG
- a CDS encoding ABC transporter, permease protein, which codes for MFQKTTAFRVFFWICLIVIGLFVFFPLLWMINTALKPTAETFSNYFFTGPLTLDNIIHIVTDAKIMGYLKNSLIVSFGSSFMATVVCAFAGYSFSKFRYRGRKFVMGLFMMSQAFPQAILLLSIYTLMNKLGLLGSYWALLISYVVFTLPVGTWTLKSYFDNIPDSLIESAKIDGAGHWRIMTRIVFPMAIPGMISIAIYGFVWSWNDLLYSMTLVTDSARRTLASGLVMTFLGEASTNWGYMMAASLVSAIPVTIIFIFLQRYFIQGLTAGAVKG